From one Rhopalosiphum padi isolate XX-2018 chromosome 2, ASM2088224v1, whole genome shotgun sequence genomic stretch:
- the LOC132922646 gene encoding nischarin, which yields MSCYVQYCRECSIAISNAETDTDGVTYYLIKVNVGDVTWTVQKRYKEFLELHKKLVNEHTVTKDILPGKKIIGNKEPNFIEKRRVGLEIYLQTVLSFLQKSMPDELLEFLEFDKYDVILIVKKLALDFFQNGDDYLLNDNGFNFNVLLLYAISERLKLPCPDSENNEYNFSHVLDFCSKFKYLAIKGGNHYIGTSNIIYNKLSFELSSFKNVNKFECYNIAYNMIYNLMTLRDTVRIITVYNSKLKTPEDILLCDNVHKEWSSDMDSTMIWNKVKVVDFSWNEILTLKSLTILTPNVKTINLNGNLLNTIEDMSPLTYLSHLSLSSNNITEVFDLHTKLGNVICLNLSSNKISNLEAFSKLFSLEMLDLGSNLVNDIDQLKHLSGLQNMNYLVLSGNPVSTVVDYRIKVLGILKKRTSDFCLDNERPTQKELDTVAIMHALKVAKEGKTLFDR from the coding sequence ATGTCTTGTTATGTACAATATTGTCGCGAATGTAGCATTGCCATTTCTAATGCTGAAACAGATACTGATGGGGTTACATATTATCTCATTAAAGTGAATGTTGGTGATGTTACATGGACTGTACAAAAAAGATACAAAGAATTTTTGGAATTGCACAAAAAATTAGTAAACGAACATACTGTGACCAAAGACATACTacctggaaaaaaaataattgggaaCAAGGAaccaaattttattgaaaaacgtCGGGTTGGAttggaaatatatttacaaaccgTCTTGTCATTTTTGCAAAAGTCAATGCCTGATGAACTATTAGAGTTTTTGGAATTCGACAAGTatgatgtaattttaattgttaagaaACTAGctttagatttttttcaaaacggtGATGATTACCTTTTAAATGATAATggtttcaattttaatgttttactgtTATATGCAATTAGTGAAAGATTAAAATTACCTTGTCCGGATagtgaaaataatgaatataatttcagTCATGTGTTGGATTTTTGTTCAAAGTTTAAATACTTAGCAATTAAAGGAGGAAATCATTATATTGGTACAAGtaacataatttacaataaattaagttttgagCTATCATCTTTTAAGAATGTGAATAAATttgaatgttataatattgcctataatatgatatacaatttaatgacaTTACGGGATACAGTACGTATAATTACTGTTTACAATTCAAAGCTCAAAACTCCTGAAGATATTTTACTATGTGATAACGTTCATAAAGAATGGTCTTCTGACATGGATTCTACTATGATTTGGAATAAAGTAAAAGTAGTTGATTTCAGTTGGAATGAAATACTAACATTAAAAAGTCTCACAATTTTAACGCCAaatgttaaaacaataaatttaaatggaaatttattaaataccattgAAGATATGTCACCTCTTACTTATCTCAGTCACTTATCACtatcaagtaataatattactgaagTATTTGATCTTCATACAAAACTAGgaaatgtaatatgtttaaatctgtcttcaaataaaatatctaatttggaagcattttcaaaattattttcactagAAATGTTGGATTTAGGTTCAAATTTAGTTAATGATATAGATCAGTTAAAACATTTGAGTGGGTTAcagaatatgaattatttagttttgtCTGGAAATCCTGTGTCAACTGTGGTTGATTATAGAATTAAGGTACTAGGGATACTAAAAAAGAGAACTTCAGATTTTTGTTTAGATAATGAGAGACCCACTCAAAAAGAGCTAGACACTGTGGCAATAATGCATGCATTAAAAGTTGCCAAAGAAGGCAAAACATTATTTGATAGATGA
- the LOC132922001 gene encoding acetyl-coenzyme A transporter 1-like, whose product MSKVKPRKAMVFEDKLENFSPKRKKHGLHVPKAVPSTIGDRLNIAILLFLYTLQGVPLGLSAAIPIIMQKKHITYKEQAQFSFSTWPFSLKLLWAPIVDSIFWPKFGRRKTWLVPVQYLIGFFLLFLAMNINDWLVFTENPNTTFLTLMFFCLNFLAATQDIAVDGWALTMLRKENVGYASTCNSVGQTIGAFLGYVVFITLESPTFCNKWLRFTESTEGLITLQGFLYFWGYTFMIATTLVAIFKHEKDQSSQHDSLDLNLYQTYKLLGDIMKLPSVKSLSIVLLTAKIGFSAIDVVSSLKIIDKGIPKDDIALIGLLSIPLQIIIPVLITKYTAGPKPMNVYLKSIPYRLLIGIVIAIIVYFTPYFIYQDGKVSMFYYIIVLSSFLLHQLTMYSMFVAVMAFFARISDPLFGGTNMTLLNTLTNLGGAWANTAALWMTDFLTYKQCSNNENNICSTETEINACQTSDGKCEITIDGFYLETILCTIFGIMWYQYFSKKIRNLQSKDLKHWHVDAKKYSKL is encoded by the exons atGAGTAAAGTCAAACCAAGAAAAGCTATGGTTTTTGAAGATAAACTAGAAAATTTTAGTCCAAAGCGAAAGAAACATGGTTTACATGTACCTAAAGCCGTACCTTCCACGATTGGTGATAGGCTGAACATAGCAATTTTGTTATTTCTGTACACATTACAAGGTGTACCACTTGGACTTTCAGCAGCTATACCAATAATAATGCAGAAGAAACATATAACTTACAAAGAACag GCCCAATTTAGCTTTTCTACATGGCCATttagtttaaaactattatggGCACCTATAGTTGATTCTATATTTTGGCCAAAGTTTGGTAGAAGAAAAACCTGGCTTGTTCCTGTACAATATTTGATTg gtttttttctgttatttttggCAATGAACATCAATGATTGGCTGGTGTTTACAGAAAATCCAAACACTACTTTTTTgacattaatgtttttttgtttgaacTTCCTAGCAGCTACACAAGATATTGCTGTTGATGGTTGGGCATTAACAATGTTAAGAAA AGAAAATGTAGGATATGCTTCAACATGTAATAGTGTAGGACAAACAATAGGTGCTTTTCTTGGCTATGTTGTGTTTATAACATTAGAATCACCtactttttgtaataaatgGCTACGATTTACTGAGAGTACAGAGGGTTTAATCACATTACAag gttttttatatttttggggttatacatttatgattgCTACAACATTGGTAGCTATATTTAAACATGAAAAAGACCAATCATCTCAACATGATAGccttgatttaaatttatatcaaacatATAAACTTCTTGGAGATATCATGAAATTACCAAGCGTTAAAAGCCTATCAATAGTATTACTTACTGCTAAG ATAGGATTTAGTGCAATCGATGTTGTTTCTAGTTTAAAAATCATTGATAAAGGTATTCCTAAAGATGATATTGCTTTGATTGGACTATTATCAATACCACTCCAAATCATTATACCAGTATTGATAACTAAGTACACAGCTGGACCTAAACCgatgaatgtatatttaaaatctataccaTACAG ATTATTAATTGGTATTGTCATTGCAATTATTGTTTACTTTacaccatattttatttatcaagatGGCAAAGTTTCAatgttctattatataatagtattgagTTCATTTTTACTACATCAG TTGACTATGTACTCAATGTTTGTGGCTGTAATGGCATTTTTTGCCCGTATAAGTGATCCATTATTTGGTGGCACTAATATGACTTTGTTAAACACATTAACAAATTTAGGAGGCGCTTGGGCTAATACTGCTGCATTATGGATGACTGATTTTTTGACATACAAACAGTGTTCAAACAATGAAAATAACATATGTTCTACTGAAACAGAAATTAAt gCTTGTCAAACATCAGATGGAAAGTGTGAAATTACAATTGATGGATTTTATTTGGAAACTATTTTATGCACAATTTTTGGAATAATgtggtatcaatatttttcaaaaaaaatacgtaACCTGCAATCTAAAGACCTGAAACATTGGCACGTTGAtgctaaaaaatattcaaaattataa
- the LOC132922561 gene encoding uncharacterized protein LOC132922561: protein MIRTTKDTSMARKKKTVRLSKFSIGDAENFEPPQQSSTPSKLYKNKSKRILKDNNSLNISVINKEDKNKTINKEFDCQQLKPILPVIEENINYGRVPELFHSDPEDEPTVTENLTVTTTNDSDDKWTTFSDVSEDRSCTNVTDLLAEIEADIDVRFKKPPRRSYPGKKRNNKSLYEDKEEEEEADIIITKKYRKHKQKKKDPQEEAFVQSMNEHFTDIESFSLAVE from the coding sequence atGATTCGGACGACAAAAGATACATCAATGGCTCGCAAGAAAAAAACAGTTCGTCTTAGCAAATTTTCCATTGGAGATGCAGAAAATTTTGAGCCCCCACAACAATCATCTACTCCAtctaaactttataaaaataaatcaaaaaggattttaaaagataataatagcttaaatattagtgtaataaataaagaggataaaaataaaacaataaataaagaatttgaTTGTCAGCAGTTAAAACCTATACTTCCTGTTatagaagaaaatataaattatggtcGAGTTCCAGAATTATTTCACAGTGATCCAGAAGATGAACCTACTGTGACTGAAAATTTAACTGTCACTACTACAAATGATTCTGATGATAAATGGACCACTTTTTCTGACGTTTCTGAAGATAGAAGCTGTACTAATGTTACAGATTTATTAGCTGAAATTGAAGCTGATATAGATGTCAGATTTAAAAAACCACCAAGACGATCATATCCcggaaaaaaaagaaacaataaaagtttatatgAAGATAAAGAAGAAGAGGAAGAAGcagatataattataacaaaaaaatatagaaaacataaacaaaagaaaaaagatCCTCAAGAAGAAGCATTTGTTCAATCAATGAACGAACATTTTACAGATATCGAATCATTTAGTTTAGCGGtagaatag